A DNA window from Mya arenaria isolate MELC-2E11 chromosome 17, ASM2691426v1 contains the following coding sequences:
- the LOC128224482 gene encoding matrix metalloproteinase-2-like: MYQSRRKEEGEKQHQERRRRRKQQEEGEDHRRRRQQQQQLEDENRRRQERQSRRHQQREAEEERRRRHAEDDEEIDEGDEEQ; encoded by the exons ATGTATCAATCAC GGAGAAAAGAAGAAGGAGAAAAACAGCATCAagaacgacgacgacgacggaAACAACAAGAAGAAGGAGAAGACCACCGACGACggcgacaacaacaacaacaactggaAGATGAAAATCGACGACGACAAGAACGACAATCTCGTCGACATCAACAACGTGAAGCTGAAGAAGAAAGACGACGACGACACGCAGAAGATGATGAAGAAATAGACGAAGGAGATGAAGAACAATAA